The window CCTAAATCCCAATTGTAGTCCAATAACCTCTTGTTGGCTGTTTTAACTCAAGTGTTGCCCATTCCTAGGCCCAAATACTTTGATGTGGTTTACCCCATTTGTAACATAGTGCCAATTGAATGTAATGGATATTGATTGAATTAGACTACGCGCTTATAAACTAACATGAACATGGGgttacacaaaaagaaaaaaacaaaaacaatacATAAAGCCTGGTTGATAACTCGAATATAGGTCAAGTCGCTCGGCAGCctaatttgtttttctttgtttgaaattgatGAATCTTTATGAGTACAATTCTAtgtattttttgattctttttctaACATTCTAAGTGATTCGAGGGCTGGAACTTGTGTTTCTCGAACATAGGAAGATGCAAACAACTTTGGGATGTAATTATCTTCATGAAAGTAGGACAATACTTCGGATCTATCACAAGGAACAACTTGCCTTTGATTCTCCTTCTAGTTTATTTAAATGAAGGTCAAAGTGGCGTATCTCTCGAGTGAAGGTTTTGTGTggatctttttgaatatttaattgtCAAGAAGTGACTCGCTGCATTTCGAGTTAATCTTGAGGAGAAATGTATCTTGATCACTTTGTATCTGGGAAAGACAATATTTAATATCTTGATCTTCTTATAAATATTTCATACGTGAATTTATGGAATTTTTGACATGCTCAGCAGCCTAATTAAGTTTTGAAATTGAGGAGGCTAAAACATAACTATCGTACAATTTGAAAATTGATACTTATTGAGTTCTGACAATAGTGCCATACATGGGCACGTGCAAGAAAGAACATTGGCCTTTTCCACTGATAATTTTACCAATGGAAAAAGTCCCATTCTCAATTAAGTATTCTGCTGGCGAAGCCAAATTAATGATTTAGagtccgtttggacataaaatttgatgAAAGTTTTTTctaaagaaattttattttatttttttgaaataaccgtttgttcataaaaattttaattttcatttaaagatgtattttgaaaattttcgaaaattttcaaaacttcaaaaaattatttttcaaaattttcactcaaatcactcacaaaacttcaaaaacaatccaaactgaaatttatgtccaaccacaactctaaatttcaaatacaattttcacttagaaatttttttttaccaattttttgaattttataattcttatgtccaaacgcctacttagtATCATCAATTAATACTTGGCAGAGCTAAAAATTTGAGGCGAGAAACACGGAattaaattgaaataaaataaatggcATTAGCATTTTCTTTCTTCCAACCAAAAGGAAATTCTAACATAAATACTTTTATCATATTTCGGTGAGAACTTAAATTTTATATACCGACCGTATAAAGTACGTACATAATGAGATATCTTACAaagtaataacatgtaaaataacaCGGCAACTAGCATGCGATAACTATATCAAGTGTGAATTATCAGCTGCACAAATTCACACCAGTAAATATGCTGCAAACTAAAAGGTCCTTGACATTTTGAAAAATTCTTAGTTCAAATATCGAAGAAATTATTATGCTAGTATTCAACATTGGATACTCCACTTTAAATGGTTTACTGAAATCTAGCAGAGAGTTTGTGACAGTGATTCTGATAGAAATAAGCATCTCACAGAAATGCAGGAACCCAGAAATCACCACAGTAATTGACCAATTGTCCATCACAGAAGTGAAAGACTGCAAAATCTTCAATAATTTAATAACCCTACCGACCATTTTGTGAAATGAATGTAGAATTTCAACACCACTAATAGTAATAGGATATATCTAATATTCAAATCCTCTGTCACATTTCCCATCTACCATCAAACACTCCCTCATGACTATGCGTGTGTCTTTGCTTctcaaagaaataaaaataatgtaaACACAATATGGGATAGGTTAAATAGTGTCGAATGGAGCACCATACAGTAGTCAGCATCTCCATAAAAACTGATGATCTCCAGAAAGAGGTTCAAGAACCAAACCAGAGATTAAAATTGTCAAATTTAGACCGTGAAAATATAACTCTGCTAATTCGTCCGGACATGGGAAAATGATTTTGAGTTTGGCATATTTGAGTTATGAGCCATTGTTTAACTCGAATTGACATGTCTACCTTGATGAGAAAAAACATTAATCCGTTCAACTGTAAATGAAGGGTGAGACTGATTCAAGACAAGGCCCAATTGCATTGTGCCACAACAGCAATATAAAAATGTTACAGCTAAGAAGAACGGTAGACATTAGACGTAAGCATTAACGTGCGATGCTACCACATTATTAAGAAACACTGGTCAAACATCTATTTCAGATTTAAAAACCTTCCGAAATTACACCATTGTCTCAAACTGCTATAAATAGATGCCAACTCTTCATTGTCATTCTGTCTAGTGTTATCAACCATTTTCCCCTTTTCTTCGGTACATTATAGAAATCTAATTTTTGACCCGTTCCTTTTTCTCTCCATATTCTTTCCGATATTATACACTGCAAGAATTATCATAAATTTTGACGAAAAAAGTCCCAAAATTAATTCTATCAAATTCGTCAGCAAAATGGAGTATTATATGGATGAGAAATGGAAATTATCAAAGGATGATCATCCATGTTGTCATTCGTATTCCTCTTCGAAATCATCATTATTTAGGAGCTTTTCACAGAAGAGCCCAAGCTCAAATCCCCCTCTTCCTAGGAGTTTTTCACAAAAGAATCCATACAGATCTTCCCTCTCAAGGGGTTCTTCACAAAAGAGTAATTCTTCTTCAAAGACTCGACTTACGAAAAGTGCATCCCAAAAATGTGCCAATTTCACCCGAAAATGCAGTAATTTGGCTAAGGAACAGAAATCAAAATTTTATATTGTAAAGAGGTGCATTGGAATGCTTGTACGCTGGAACAAGCATGGAGATTCTTGAAAGTACGTAATTACTGATAGTAGTACTATTGGCAGAGTTAAATTTCCACAAGTAAGATCTCCTTATTAGTTACCCTTTATTTGTGAGATGGATATTGGTCTTGTGACCAAGAAAAGTTTTTCTCTGCCATTATATAGAGAAGAATAGATCATGGTAGTACTCTCTCTTTTACCGAGAGAAAACTCCAAGATTTAGGATTCAGGATGAGTTTGGATCTTGTAATACGTATACATTTTAAACTTTTTCTTaccatatatatacattatttgcGTCCAATACAATGGATTCAACAGAAAACATCTTCGATCTTTGCCTTGATAACAATGTAACTTCAATCAGGGAAGGCAATGAAAGTACAAAAGTAACAGATTCTGTGAAAGTGAAATACTTCTATGATATTCTCTCTCTAATTTATCTGAtacatttttctttttaatctaactcaaaaagaatgataactttttatatttaaaaataatctttaaatttcttattttacttttaataaaataacTTATAACCATATAAACATCCGCAATATGTTCTGTATCAcatatttaattttctttaaaactaTATGTTCGGTCAAACATTTTCGAGACAGAGGAAGTGTATAAATCTTGGTTAAGTTGTATTGATGAATACCGTTAAAACCATGTCACATGGTGTTGTCTGGAAAGCTGTATTTTCTGCTTCTCTTACTGTCTCTGCAATAGAAAGATTCTTTTCTGTAATTGGAACTATCAAATAGAAGAGGACACATAGGATTAATGGTCATCATTTGTCCCCATATAGAAAGGAAATTAGAGGGGTCAGTAAATCTTGAAAACGTATGGCGTGTGATCGTAAAACTTAAACCTTAGTCCCAAATAATCCCAAATATTGAAGAGGAATATTTATAGAGGTTCTAGTCTAGGTCTACTGTTCATTCATAAAAAACCAAAATAAGAGGTCAGGTATCAGCACCTAAAGGTATAAATGGTTTAATAGTAATGAATATTATATATGGGCAATTAGATTTTCCAGTTGAGACAAACAAATGCTAGCTAGATGAATTTGTTTTCATCACATAAGCCTTGATGGAAATACCATATAATATCTGTGATGGTGAAAGATAACAAATATCTGATAGCATATCCAAAGAAAGTATAAGATAATCGAGACAGTACCACTTtatcagaaaataaaaagaaattaaggaTTTGGTGTATTATACTTGTTAGTAGTGGAACCAGGATGACAACGAAATGTTTGGAGCCTTCATTATCTAAAAGCTCAAAATGGGGTACAACTATGTACTTCCTTCAAGTTTAGACCATAAGACTAGTCTTGTTCGAGTAACCAATCCTTTTCGGGCCATCGCCAAGTTTGGACTTTGGAGTGGCTGAGCTCCAAACACTTGCCCGTTATTTGACATATCAATGAGGCGCAAGATTGCTAAAATTTTTGGTGCATAGCAAATTTAGGCGTTTGTCTAAAATCATTTTTTGTTACTCCACAAGATATGGATCTTCGTTAAGGAACCAGAAGAAGAAAACGTCAAAATAGAGGAATTTGTCAATAAGTTGACAAATGTGGGAGTGCATGAAGCACGCTTTAATTAGGAAATGTTAACGAAAAATTTAGGGAATACATTgctaagaaaactttaaaatttaatttgttttaaattgattCATCGGATAAAAGTGTTTCCGACAAAAAAAACATAAACAAAATCTCCAATTCACTCTTCTTCGTTTCACATTTCGTAGACGATTCttatatgaaaaagaaaaacctCAAATAATAAAACTCAGCACACAAGTGCACatgcagaaaaacaaaaacagacGTATAAATTATTGAAAGAAGAACAACGTcagaggaggaattaattgaaactGAATGTTTAACACTTGGGAAGATCAGCCGGCGGCGGTGGCAACTTTTGGTTTGGAAGCTCTCCATCTAATACCAGCCAAGCCATCCTCAAACCCCAACTCAGATGCACCTCAAAGTGACAATGCATAAACCATACTCCTGTTCATACACATATATACCACcaacaaagaaaaataagttaatCAGATGGATTTAACCTTTTATGAACTTTTATAAGTAGTACCGGCATATATTTTAATAGATAGCCTGCGGTATTTTTCATGTTACTAATCGGAGAGTATCTTTTAGATGATCAATTCTTTACTATTACAAAAGTTAAACTCAATCACATTTAGCAGAAAAAAATTTAgttatatatattaataatatGTCTACCATTTCACCACGAAAAAAGGCATCTTGAAAGTGAATCATATTCCATGCTAGTGTGATGTATGGAATAAATGACAAAGGTGGGTCTATTTATCGGTCATGTCATATATGTCCGAGTTGGACATCCAATTGCTTCGATTTAAACTATCCGGAGAATGCAATGTCTGATATATATCAAAAGAATAGACAATCAAACCTACTTCTTGATGTGAATTTTGTTTTTTACACAAGTGTGGGTGATAGCAGGCTAATTACCATTTTTAGCAGGTTATAGAATTACTGTTTATCATAGTCTTTTGCTTATAATTATGTTATAAATAACATGATTATGTGAATATTTGTATACCATTAATGCATATAATTAAACTCGACATTTTTCATTTCAAAGTTGAGTTTATTAAGTAAATGATACCTGGATTGTCAGCTAGAAAACGAATGGCTACCCAACCACCAGATGGAACTCCAATGGTGTTTCTTTCAACTGGATCAACAAGATTGTAATTAGCTGGGTCTTTTTTAGgatcaaaattaccaaaaccttgACCAACCACATAGAAATTATAGCCATGAAGATGAAGAGGATGACTTTCAGCTCCTAAAATGCTAGTGCCTTGCATTACCAATTCCACTGAAGTATTGAACGGAAGTACCACAACTTTTGTGCCATTAGAAACATGAGTATTATTTGGAGGAGTGCCAGTGTAATTAAAGGGCACAAGAGGGACACTTGGAAAATCAGTAGTGTATACGCCATTTGATTTTTTGAAGTAGGATTGGAGTAGTGCTGTGGTAGGGAGAATCATAGAAACATTATTAACAGAAGCAGAAAATTTTGAGGAATTATTAGGACCTTGACAAGTTTGGTTTTTTGGGCACGGGTTACTTCCAAGACCTACGGTAAAGAAAAAATGTTTGTCAACTTTTTGGGGGACGTTAGCAGGAAATCGAGCATTAGCTAAAGATCGAAACTTATTAGTAAAATTGGCTACAAATGAAGTGGAATTAATTGGAGGAAGAGTTGGGATTGGAAGATTTTTAATCAAAGTGTTAGATGATGAGCTAATACTTGCAGATACATTATCATACATAAGAATTCCAGCAATTGTGGAATTGTCAAATGTGCCCTGGCCAGTGAAATATGGTCTAGCTGCCATAAAAAAAGTTGTCTGTTGGGGATTAGGATGTGTTTTAAGGAGGACATTTGTGGTTTGTCCAGGTGTAATGAGAATGGTATCTGTTTCAAAAGGTTTGACATAAACTGCATCGGCTTCCACGACTGTCATTGAATGATTTGCTATACTGAAGAAAAGGTCGTCATTGAGTGCAGCATTGATCATACGAAGCATATATGTCTTTCCAGGCTTTACCTTTAGCTTAAATGTGTCTGCAGAATGCATCATAAAAACATGTCCTCAATTCACCTACTTATAGTATATAAAAGTTAAAACGTATCAACTTCTAAAAACTAGTAAGTACCCTTCGCAGAACAATTGTATAATGGTCCAGGAAGACCATTAATAGTGTATGAATCAGAGACATTAGGTCCAGCTCCAGTTACAAGTGATTGATTAATCACGGCCTCGGTATTAGCATTCCACCACTCACCTGCATGCATATTAAATAAGTAAAATATCTTTTACATCGTCGGGCATATCAATTATAATATAGCTAGAGTGACATATATTTGATGTTACCGAAAATGATGGGAACTTCTTTGTGGGGTTTGGCAAATGGATAAGAAGTATTATGCTGGGGATAAATGATAAGAGGTCCATAAAGTGTAGCTCTCATCCATGAAATATGAGCATGCCACCATAGAGTTCCTCTTTGGCCAGTAATGGTGAAGTTGTAGACATAACTTTGGCTAGTTTGTATCGGGCATTGGGTGATATATGCTGGTCCATCTGCCCATCCACTTTGAATTTGTCGAATTCCATGCCTGTTTGGACACAATTATAGATTGCTATAACGCTGGCCACAATAGCATAGGGCGAGTTTCCAACATTTAGCTGAATTTGTTGTGTTTGGTGTGAACTATGATGTATGCGtaatacaaaaattttaaaaaaagtgtacatataatttaaaaaaatatcacGTTCATTTGAACAAACTGATTCTCTAGATCCTAGATTCGTATGTAAATACCGGATATTAGTAGCTAATTTAATTATTGTCCAATTGAAAGTAGTGTACCAATAAAAAAATGTTAAAAGCTAAGAATTCATACCAATGGAAGCTAACATTGTTGGAGACGTGATTAACAACCTTAACCACGACACGATCACCTTCCCTAGCAACAACACGAGGCCCTGGGAATTTCCCATTCACAGTCACAATTGTCTTTGTTTGGCATAGCCTAGTCACATTTTTCAATCTTATCTGCAAAcatcaaacagaaggaattgatcATTTACTAAATTTTTTAAGAGTTACAACGTTATAATTAAGCTAAAGAAACCTACATCGAACTTGTAATGCCTTGTAACACCAGCAGTGACAAACTCTGGAAATAAAAAAATGCTACAAGTGATGCAGAAAATAGCAAGTAAAATTGATTGTGGTGAAAAAATAGAAGCGCTCATGTTTCTTCTCTTTTGCTCTGTAACTTTCTATATTTGGAAAGTAAGAGAGATGTACTGTGAAAATATATGATTTCCTTGCATGGAATTATATTTGAGGAGCCTATGAGATATGCTTATATAGACATGTTTAGACGATATTGTTTGGTTAATAATTTAGGTACTAATAGTTGTCTAAATTCCCATTACTGTGAAGCAAAACCTGCagccaaaggaaaaaaaaacaatcaCTAGGAAAGAGATATCCCACCAGTTGATAAGAGTGTAGCTAAAGTCTATTTTATTCAGTAAATCCTTATCTACTCATAACACTAAATGTTCTTTCCAAGAATACCCATGTATCTGTAACCAGAAAGTTACATATCTCGAAGTTTACTTATACACAGTGACaatatgaaaaatatttataCTATCAATGTAATTTAACTGATAATTTAACGTGTAGTATCTTTTTAGGTGATATGTTAGTGTAAAAATAAAAGTTAATTAAACTCCTTAAGTTATACATCTTGGAGGGTTTTCTAGCGATTTTGCATAATTTAGTTATAATTTATAAAATCACTGTGGATCGAAATTCAACTGTTAATATCTTGTTGACCAAGATAATAGCTCTTTACTCTTCTCTTCCCCGGTCATATTCATCTTCATGCTAATTCATCATTTTCATGTAGGACTGTACCTTAGttagaaatttttttaaaaaacaaaaaaaatctaaAGTGTGACGTTTGGCCCACACCTTTCTTCCAAGCAAGAGAAGAATGATAAGACATTAGGTCGTTCCGTTAAATTTGCAATGTGATCAACACACTACTTAACTATTTCTTTGTAATAATAAAGcaattttgattaaaaatttaGGAGAACCCCAAGATAATACTACTGCGTTATGAGGTACATAGTATGTTTGTTGttctaatatttttttctttatctttttggtGTAATTAGTAAATTCATTAGGATGAATGACTAAATGCAGTCAGGGGTGGCTTAACAGTATTTGTGGTCTAAAGCCAATGTTGATAAAAGGtcctaaacttttttttttttttttaaaatcacacacacacacacacacacacacacacacacacatatatatatatatatatatatatatatatatatatatatatatatatatatatatatatatatatatatatatatatgaattctatttttctaatattttgagatacaaaattattaataactttttataatcgatctctcctaaaaatattttggacaatattaaaatagtttttaactgttttattttagttttgaACAACTTGATTCATATATTTCGTGGCATATTTAAATTctaataaatgaataaaagacaATACATAACTATGAAGtaagaataaaatgagatgatAATAACACTTGAAAGTTATAATAATAGAATTtaattcaagaaaaatgatgacttGATTTCAAGATATCTTTTTGCTCCTTCAATAACATAAAATGCTTGAAACTTcaggaaaaaacaaaaaagaatgcACGATATATGATATCAATAGTACTTTTAAGCTATGTGTGTTTTCGAATAATACTACTCCTACTAAGTTATCGGACTTAAACCCGAAAAAAGCAAGAAAGAGAATATATAAGAGTATAAAGTTATacgagcgattaactcttggacaAACCAAGAAAGAAAATGAATAGTGTAAAAATATGATTTAGTACTACGTAGTATTACGCTCATTTTAATTAGTTACACatctattttttccttttataaaaaaatatctaattttCAAGATAAAAACTActcattatttttctaaaacagCCTATAAACCTATTTTGATATTAAATAAATGGAGCCTCCAAATTTGGGGGTCTCAAACAAATGCTTTAGAAGCTTTACCCTATAGCCGGCCCTGAATGCAGTTGCTATTTATTCATTTCCTAATTTTTAGCTACACCAACTACGTACCTTGTTGGGTACTCACCGCTACTGTCTGCCCTTAGTGATGTCATGACCTACTGTAATCAACATACTACTTACTCTTTCTTTATAATAAAGCAACTTGAATTGAAATTTAGTTAAAACCCATGATTAAAAGTGTATTACGAGGTTGTAAGTGtgagttctttttcctttttggtgTCATTAGTTATTGATTCGGATAAAGGGTTAATTAAATACAGTAGCGATATTGTTTTCGTAGTTACACCTACTACGCACCTTGTGGAGTACCCATTGCTACTAATCGCAATCGGTGATTTCCATCATTAAAGAATGAGTTAATCTAGTTTATTCTACGTAATAAACTAAGATAGTAGCTAGATCACTTTATTCCTTT is drawn from Nicotiana tabacum cultivar K326 chromosome 22, ASM71507v2, whole genome shotgun sequence and contains these coding sequences:
- the LOC107803413 gene encoding laccase-2 gives rise to the protein MSASIFSPQSILLAIFCITCSIFLFPEFVTAGVTRHYKFDIRLKNVTRLCQTKTIVTVNGKFPGPRVVAREGDRVVVKVVNHVSNNVSFHWHGIRQIQSGWADGPAYITQCPIQTSQSYVYNFTITGQRGTLWWHAHISWMRATLYGPLIIYPQHNTSYPFAKPHKEVPIIFGEWWNANTEAVINQSLVTGAGPNVSDSYTINGLPGPLYNCSAKDTFKLKVKPGKTYMLRMINAALNDDLFFSIANHSMTVVEADAVYVKPFETDTILITPGQTTNVLLKTHPNPQQTTFFMAARPYFTGQGTFDNSTIAGILMYDNVSASISSSSNTLIKNLPIPTLPPINSTSFVANFTNKFRSLANARFPANVPQKVDKHFFFTVGLGSNPCPKNQTCQGPNNSSKFSASVNNVSMILPTTALLQSYFKKSNGVYTTDFPSVPLVPFNYTGTPPNNTHVSNGTKVVVLPFNTSVELVMQGTSILGAESHPLHLHGYNFYVVGQGFGNFDPKKDPANYNLVDPVERNTIGVPSGGWVAIRFLADNPGVWFMHCHFEVHLSWGLRMAWLVLDGELPNQKLPPPPADLPKC